A genomic stretch from Juglans microcarpa x Juglans regia isolate MS1-56 chromosome 3S, Jm3101_v1.0, whole genome shotgun sequence includes:
- the LOC121257549 gene encoding 2-oxoglutarate-dependent dioxygenase 19-like, translating into MFYQFPMTTCKKLAESPGLTSIPSLYTYTTNPKDQAISEDPEDPIPVIDFSLLTSGTPHQQSQAIQELGKACKDWGFFLLINHGVPERQMEAVIEGIRGFFDLTEEEKREFEGKNFLDPIRCGTSFNTSLDNVFFWRDVLKILLNPDHEFQFPYKPAGFREVSLDYCKRIREVARELLKAISMSLGLEPCYIEKATNLESGLQLFVANLYPPCPQPELAMGLPPHSDHGLLTLLMQNGIDGLQTQHNGNWVNVNAIPNSFLVNIADQLEILSNGKYKSNVHRAVVNSNATRISLGIGNGPSLETMIKPAPELESKEQAAAYIGMKYKDYMELQQSNQLDGKSCLDRVRAFN; encoded by the exons ATGTTCTATCAGTTTCCCATGACGACATGCAAGAAACTAGCCGAATCACCTGGCCTCACCTCTATTCCTTCCCTTTACACGTACACCACAAATCCCAAAGATCAAGCAATTTCAGAAGACCCGGAAGACCCAATCCCCGTCATTGATTTCTCTTTACTCACCTCAGGCACTCCTCATCAACAGTCTCAAGCCATCCAAGAGCTTGGCAAGGCCTGCAAGGACTGGGGCTTCTTCCTG CTGATCAACCATGGCGTACCGGAGAGGCAAATGGAGGCAGTGATAGAGGGTATTAGAGGTTTCTTCGATCTGACAGaggaggaaaagagagaattcGAGGGAAAAAACTTCTTGGACCCGATCAGGTGCGGAACCAGCTTCAATACATCATTGGATAATGTTTTCTTCTGGAGGGATGTACTCAAAATCCTTTTAAATCCTGATCATGAGTTTCAGTTCCCCTACAAACCTGCTGGATTCag GGAGGTTTCATTGGATTACTGCAAAAGAATCCGGGAAGTGGCAAGGGAATTACTCAAAGCAATATCAATGAGCTTGGGATTGGAACCCTGCTACATCGAAAAGGCCACGAATCTGGAATCGGGTTTACAACTCTTCGTTGCAAACCTTTACCCTCCCTGTCCACAGCCAGAACTTGCGATGGGTTTGCCACCACATTCGGACCACGGCCTCTTGACTCTTCTCATGCAGAATGGAATTGATGGCCTCCAAACACAGCACAATGGGAATTGGGTCAATGTCAATGCCATTCCCAACTCCTTTCTAGTCAATATTGCCGATCAGCTCGAG aTTTTGAGTAATGGGAAGTACAAGAGTAACGTGCATCGAGCAGTGGTGAACAGCAATGCTACGAGGATATCACTCGGCATTGGGAACGGGCCTTCATTGGAGACGATGATCAAGCCAGCACCTGAGTTGGAAAGCAAGGAGCAGGCAGCAGCATACATTGGGATGAAATACAAAGACTACATGGAACTTCAACAAAGCAACCAACTTGATGGGAAATCCTGCTTGGATCGTGTTCGAGctttcaattaa
- the LOC121258262 gene encoding root phototropism protein 3-like isoform X2, translated as MWESESESADGRDYGNSVLTSSKHGVKTDGFELRGKSWYVDTDIPSDLQVQVGDVYFHLHKYPLLSRSGKVNRILYESRNPELNKIVLDELPGGSDAFELAAKFCYGIAVDLTAANISGLRCAAEYLEMTEDLEEGNLIFKTEAFLSYVVLSSWRDSIAVLKSCEKLSPWAENLQIVRRCSESIAWKACANPKGIRWAYTGKPPKDSSPKWNDMDSSPSRNQQVPPDWWFEDVSLLRIDHFVRVVTAIKVKGMKFELIGAAIMHYAAKWLPGLISDAAGAGDEGISNGRNINTGSISSSWRGGLHMIVAGTKDELSTVQAKDQRMIIESLISIIPPQKDSVSCSFLLRLLRMANMLKVAPALVTELEKRVGMQFEQATLADLLIPSYGKSETMYDVDLVQRLLEHFLVQEQMESSSPSRQSFSDKHMYEGSHRVANPNAKMRVARLVDSYLTEVSRDRDLSLTKFQVLAEALPESARTCDDGLYRAIDSYLKSNNVTGPSNAF; from the exons ATGTGGGAATCAGAGAGCGAGTCAGCTGATGGCCGAGACTATGGGAATAGCGTTCTTACCTCAAGCAAGCATGGGGTCAAGACTGACGGATTTGAGCTAAGGGGCAAGTCTTG GTATGTCGATACTGATATTCCTAGTGATCTTCAAGTTCAAGTTGGGGATGTTTATTTCCACTTGCACAAG TATCCCTTGCTTTCTCGGAGTGGAAAGGTGAACAGGATCCTATATGAATCAAGAAACCCGGAATTGAATAAGATTGTGCTGGATGAACTACCTGGTGGATCTGATGCTTTTGAGTTAGCAGCAAAATTCTGCTATGGAATTGCTGTTGATCTAACAGCAGCCAACATCTCTGGCCTGAGATGTGCTGCAGAGTACCTTGAAATGACAGAGGACTTGGAAGAAGGCAATCTTATATTCAAAACCGAAGCATTTCTAAGCTATGTTGTTTTATCTTCATGGAGAGACTCAATAGCAGTGTTGAAAAGCTGCGAGAAGCTCTCACCATGGGCAGAGAACCTTCAAATTGTGCGAAGGTGCAGCGAGTCTATTGCTTGGAAGGCTTGTGCCAATCCAAAAGGAATAAGATGGGCATATACTGGAAAGCCCCCAAAAGATTCCAGCCCAAAATGGAATGACATGGACTCCAGTCCCAGTAGAAATCAGCAGGTTCCTCCTGATTGGTGGTTTGAAGATGTTTCTCTCCTTAGGATTGATCACTTTGTCAGGGTCGTCACAGCAATTAAGGTTAAAGGAATGAAATTTGAACTGATTGGAGCTGCAATAATGCACTATGCAGCGAAATGGCTTCCAGGCCTGATAAGTGATGCAGCAGGGGCAGGAGACGAAGGAATTAGCAATGGCAGAAACATTAATACAGGTAGTATCAGCAGTAGTTGGAGGGGCGGGCTCCATATGATTGTGGCAGGAACTAAAGATGAGCTTTCTACTGTTCAGGCCAAAGATCAGCGGATGATCATCGAAAGCCTCATCAGTATAATTCCCCCACAGAAGGATAGTGTCTCATGCAGCTTCCTGCTTCGGCTGTTGAGAATGGCAAACATGTTGAAAGTGGCTCCTGCTTTGGTAACTGAATTGGAGAAACGAGTGGGAATGCAGTTTGAACAGGCTACATTGGCAGATCTTCTTATCCCTTCTTACGGTAAAAGTGAGACAATGTACGATGTGGATCTTGTTCAGAGACTTCTGGAGCATTTTCTAGTTCAAGAACAGATGGAAAGTTCAAGTCCGAGCAGACAATCCTTTTCTGACAAACACATGTATGAAGGTAGTCACAGGGTTGCTAATCCAAACGCCAAGATGAGAGTGGCAAGGCTTGTTGACAGTTATCTTACAGAGGTGTCCAGAGATAGAGACCTCTCCCTCACAAAGTTCCAGGTGCTGGCAGAAGCTTTGCCTGAATCTGCAAGGACCTGTGATGACGGACTTTACAGAGCAATTGATTCATACCTCAAG TCTAACAACGTAACAGGCCCATCCAATGCTTTCTGA
- the LOC121258262 gene encoding root phototropism protein 3-like isoform X1, whose translation MWESESESADGRDYGNSVLTSSKHGVKTDGFELRGKSWYVDTDIPSDLQVQVGDVYFHLHKYPLLSRSGKVNRILYESRNPELNKIVLDELPGGSDAFELAAKFCYGIAVDLTAANISGLRCAAEYLEMTEDLEEGNLIFKTEAFLSYVVLSSWRDSIAVLKSCEKLSPWAENLQIVRRCSESIAWKACANPKGIRWAYTGKPPKDSSPKWNDMDSSPSRNQQVPPDWWFEDVSLLRIDHFVRVVTAIKVKGMKFELIGAAIMHYAAKWLPGLISDAAGAGDEGISNGRNINTGSISSSWRGGLHMIVAGTKDELSTVQAKDQRMIIESLISIIPPQKDSVSCSFLLRLLRMANMLKVAPALVTELEKRVGMQFEQATLADLLIPSYGKSETMYDVDLVQRLLEHFLVQEQMESSSPSRQSFSDKHMYEGSHRVANPNAKMRVARLVDSYLTEVSRDRDLSLTKFQVLAEALPESARTCDDGLYRAIDSYLKAHPMLSEHERKRLCRLMDCQKLSIDACMHAAQNERLPLRVVVQVLFSEQLKISNTIANSSLKEAGECYYQPLLSNRKSLLEGTPQSFQEGWTAAKKDINTLKFELDSVKTKYNGLQNDMENLQRQFDKLVKQKQTSAWSSGWKKLSKFTKMTGLENQNSGPQLNPAEQPRKTPRRWRNSIS comes from the exons ATGTGGGAATCAGAGAGCGAGTCAGCTGATGGCCGAGACTATGGGAATAGCGTTCTTACCTCAAGCAAGCATGGGGTCAAGACTGACGGATTTGAGCTAAGGGGCAAGTCTTG GTATGTCGATACTGATATTCCTAGTGATCTTCAAGTTCAAGTTGGGGATGTTTATTTCCACTTGCACAAG TATCCCTTGCTTTCTCGGAGTGGAAAGGTGAACAGGATCCTATATGAATCAAGAAACCCGGAATTGAATAAGATTGTGCTGGATGAACTACCTGGTGGATCTGATGCTTTTGAGTTAGCAGCAAAATTCTGCTATGGAATTGCTGTTGATCTAACAGCAGCCAACATCTCTGGCCTGAGATGTGCTGCAGAGTACCTTGAAATGACAGAGGACTTGGAAGAAGGCAATCTTATATTCAAAACCGAAGCATTTCTAAGCTATGTTGTTTTATCTTCATGGAGAGACTCAATAGCAGTGTTGAAAAGCTGCGAGAAGCTCTCACCATGGGCAGAGAACCTTCAAATTGTGCGAAGGTGCAGCGAGTCTATTGCTTGGAAGGCTTGTGCCAATCCAAAAGGAATAAGATGGGCATATACTGGAAAGCCCCCAAAAGATTCCAGCCCAAAATGGAATGACATGGACTCCAGTCCCAGTAGAAATCAGCAGGTTCCTCCTGATTGGTGGTTTGAAGATGTTTCTCTCCTTAGGATTGATCACTTTGTCAGGGTCGTCACAGCAATTAAGGTTAAAGGAATGAAATTTGAACTGATTGGAGCTGCAATAATGCACTATGCAGCGAAATGGCTTCCAGGCCTGATAAGTGATGCAGCAGGGGCAGGAGACGAAGGAATTAGCAATGGCAGAAACATTAATACAGGTAGTATCAGCAGTAGTTGGAGGGGCGGGCTCCATATGATTGTGGCAGGAACTAAAGATGAGCTTTCTACTGTTCAGGCCAAAGATCAGCGGATGATCATCGAAAGCCTCATCAGTATAATTCCCCCACAGAAGGATAGTGTCTCATGCAGCTTCCTGCTTCGGCTGTTGAGAATGGCAAACATGTTGAAAGTGGCTCCTGCTTTGGTAACTGAATTGGAGAAACGAGTGGGAATGCAGTTTGAACAGGCTACATTGGCAGATCTTCTTATCCCTTCTTACGGTAAAAGTGAGACAATGTACGATGTGGATCTTGTTCAGAGACTTCTGGAGCATTTTCTAGTTCAAGAACAGATGGAAAGTTCAAGTCCGAGCAGACAATCCTTTTCTGACAAACACATGTATGAAGGTAGTCACAGGGTTGCTAATCCAAACGCCAAGATGAGAGTGGCAAGGCTTGTTGACAGTTATCTTACAGAGGTGTCCAGAGATAGAGACCTCTCCCTCACAAAGTTCCAGGTGCTGGCAGAAGCTTTGCCTGAATCTGCAAGGACCTGTGATGACGGACTTTACAGAGCAATTGATTCATACCTCAAG GCCCATCCAATGCTTTCTGAGCATGAAAGGAAGCGACTTTGCCGTTTGATGGATTGCCAGAAGCTCTCgattgatgcatgcatgcatgctgcccAAAATGAAAGGCTTCCATTAAGAGTCGTGGTGCAAGTCCTCTTCTCTGAGCAGCTAAAGATAAGCAATACAATAGCCAACAGTTCCCTGAAAGAAGCTGGTGAATGTTACTACCAGCCATTGCTTTCAAACCGGAAATCACTACTTGAAGGGACTCCACAATCATTCCAAGAAGGATGGACAGCCGCCAAGAAAGACATTAACACTCTCAAGTTTGAGCTCGACAGCGTGAAAACCAAGTACAATGGGCTTCAAAATGACATGGAGAATCTGCAGAGACAGTTCGATAAATTGGTGAAGCAGAAACAGACGTCAGCATGGAGCAGTGGGTGGAAGAAACTAAGCAAATTTACGAAGATGACTGGCTTAGAAA